Proteins found in one Salinimonas lutimaris genomic segment:
- the dcd gene encoding dCTP deaminase has translation MRLCDRDIYEHLQAGKINISPMPGYDQISGVTVDIRLGNKFRVFEDHQAPYIDLSGPKAQVQEALNSVMSDEIVLPEGKAFFLHPGELALAITHESVTLPDNIVGWLDGRSSLARLGLMVHVTAHRIDPGWSGNIVLEFFNSGKLPLALRPLMKIGALSFEVMSQPAEKPYNARADAKYKGQAGAVASRIDSDGKDDA, from the coding sequence ATGCGCTTATGCGACCGTGATATTTACGAGCACTTACAAGCCGGAAAAATTAATATCAGCCCCATGCCCGGTTATGATCAGATCAGTGGTGTTACTGTGGATATCCGGCTGGGTAATAAATTTCGGGTATTTGAAGACCATCAGGCACCCTATATTGACTTAAGCGGCCCGAAAGCTCAGGTTCAGGAAGCGCTTAACTCAGTCATGAGCGATGAAATTGTATTGCCCGAAGGCAAGGCTTTTTTCCTGCACCCGGGTGAACTGGCGCTGGCCATTACCCATGAATCAGTGACGTTGCCGGATAACATCGTAGGCTGGCTGGACGGACGCTCGTCGCTGGCCCGACTTGGACTGATGGTGCATGTGACAGCACACCGGATTGACCCGGGCTGGTCTGGCAATATTGTGCTGGAGTTTTTCAACAGTGGTAAGCTGCCTCTGGCACTACGCCCACTGATGAAAATTGGCGCACTAAGTTTTGAGGTCATGTCGCAGCCAGCCGAAAAACCCTACAACGCGCGTGCAGATGCAAAATATAAAGGGCAGGCCGGCGCGGTAGCCAGCCGGATTGATTCAGACGGGAAAGACGACGCCTGA
- a CDS encoding glycoside hydrolase family 97 protein, with protein MRPRVVLTIILSLLLCPLALAESLSVSSPDGQITFTFTDSHEYAQYSVTLNDQQIIRPSRLGFAFAEQPSVFRHLALSEVSRSSHDSTWQQPWGEQRLIRNHYNELVVAFTHKQDKTRTFDVEVKVFNDGLGFRYRFNHNQAVTITREMTEFWIPDSHTATAFWIPGQGFDRQEYLYRETPVKDVLLASTPMTIKMANGTHLAIHEAALTDFAGMSLDWQQLGRFEVNLAPRADGSKVKKSGSFTTPWRTVQIAPDAVGLINSHLTLNLNEPNQLDDVSWVTPGKYIGIWWGMHIQKYTWGSGEQHGATTKNTKRYIDFAAQHGFDGVLVEGWNKGWDGDWIQNSELFSFTESYPDFDLKAVTDYGRKKGVKLVGHHETSGGITHYEKQMDAGFALYQKMGVEQIKTGYVAHGQSLKVTDEKGIDRLEYTDSQPVVNHFLNNIKTAAKYQIAINTHESVKDTGLRRTYPNWISRESARGQEYNSGWAAPNPPNHVPMLAFTRMLSGPMDFTPGIFDLDYPPIKGGTEEHGRTKYMRPQTTIAKQLAEYVVIYSPIQMAADLPENYEARPGPFQFIKDVPTDWEHSVALQGEVGQFVVIARQERAHRHYSGKDWYLGAITNEDSREVTVPLNFLPKGETFEAQVYQDGEQADWQTNPYDIAITRQQVSADDTLTLKLAGAGGAAIRFKHIAQAGSE; from the coding sequence ATGCGACCACGCGTTGTTCTAACCATAATACTCAGCCTGCTTTTATGCCCATTGGCGCTGGCTGAATCCTTATCTGTATCTTCCCCCGATGGACAAATTACGTTTACCTTCACGGATTCTCATGAATATGCCCAGTATTCTGTCACACTGAATGACCAGCAGATTATCCGGCCCAGCCGCTTAGGCTTTGCGTTTGCTGAACAGCCGTCGGTGTTCCGGCATCTTGCGTTGTCTGAAGTCAGTCGCAGTAGTCACGACAGCACCTGGCAGCAGCCCTGGGGCGAGCAGCGTCTGATTCGTAACCACTACAATGAACTGGTGGTGGCATTTACGCATAAGCAGGACAAAACCCGCACATTTGATGTGGAGGTTAAAGTATTTAACGATGGTCTTGGCTTTCGCTACCGTTTTAACCACAATCAGGCGGTGACCATTACCCGCGAAATGACAGAATTCTGGATTCCCGATTCACACACCGCAACCGCTTTCTGGATACCGGGGCAGGGCTTTGATCGTCAGGAATATCTTTATCGTGAAACCCCGGTGAAGGATGTACTGCTGGCCAGCACGCCCATGACAATTAAAATGGCAAACGGTACGCACCTGGCTATTCATGAAGCGGCACTGACCGATTTCGCCGGCATGAGCCTGGACTGGCAACAGCTGGGGCGGTTTGAGGTAAATCTGGCACCGCGGGCCGACGGCAGCAAAGTGAAAAAGTCCGGTAGTTTTACCACTCCCTGGCGAACGGTACAAATTGCTCCTGATGCGGTGGGTTTAATTAACTCACATCTGACGCTAAACCTGAATGAGCCAAATCAGTTGGATGATGTAAGCTGGGTTACACCCGGGAAATACATCGGTATCTGGTGGGGCATGCATATTCAAAAGTACACCTGGGGATCGGGCGAGCAGCACGGTGCGACCACAAAAAACACCAAGCGTTATATCGATTTTGCGGCGCAGCACGGGTTTGACGGTGTTCTGGTGGAAGGCTGGAACAAAGGCTGGGACGGTGACTGGATTCAAAATTCTGAACTATTTTCTTTTACCGAAAGTTATCCGGATTTTGATTTAAAAGCGGTAACCGATTACGGCCGCAAAAAAGGCGTTAAGCTGGTCGGGCATCACGAAACATCCGGCGGCATTACGCATTATGAAAAACAAATGGATGCCGGTTTTGCGCTGTATCAGAAAATGGGTGTAGAGCAGATCAAAACCGGTTACGTTGCACACGGCCAAAGTCTGAAGGTCACAGATGAAAAAGGAATAGACAGACTGGAATACACTGACAGCCAGCCAGTGGTTAATCATTTTCTGAATAATATAAAAACGGCCGCAAAATATCAGATTGCCATTAACACGCATGAGTCGGTGAAAGACACCGGCTTGCGCCGCACTTATCCAAACTGGATTTCCCGGGAAAGCGCCCGCGGACAGGAATACAACTCTGGCTGGGCTGCGCCTAATCCGCCTAATCATGTGCCGATGCTGGCCTTTACCCGAATGCTGTCGGGCCCGATGGATTTCACACCCGGCATCTTCGATCTGGACTACCCACCCATCAAGGGCGGCACCGAAGAGCATGGCCGCACGAAGTACATGCGCCCCCAAACCACTATCGCCAAACAACTGGCAGAGTATGTAGTGATTTACAGCCCCATTCAGATGGCAGCAGACTTGCCAGAAAACTACGAAGCCAGACCCGGCCCGTTCCAGTTCATTAAGGATGTTCCCACTGACTGGGAACACAGTGTGGCCTTACAGGGTGAGGTCGGGCAGTTTGTGGTTATCGCGCGTCAGGAAAGAGCGCACCGGCATTATAGCGGCAAAGACTGGTATCTGGGCGCTATCACCAACGAAGACAGCCGGGAAGTGACCGTGCCGCTTAATTTTTTACCCAAAGGCGAAACCTTTGAGGCGCAGGTGTATCAGGATGGCGAGCAGGCAGACTGGCAAACAAACCCGTACGACATTGCGATTACCCGACAGCAGGTCAGCGCCGATGACACTCTTACACTTAAATTAGCCGGAGCAGGAGGCGCGGCGATAAGATTCAAACACATAGCGCAAGCCGGTAGCGAGTAA
- a CDS encoding MFS transporter, which translates to MSTRFSTGFYAFLVGRGLFSLIDSIVGTAVAWHLYITTRDPFDLALVGLFMIAPVYLFFVVTGWVADHVSRKRVLQVGALAWLVILAGIAWQMQSGEFNKWILLLMLSGLGTVKAFLSPSLQAIVPNLVPAERISAAVALTGTVWNLAMTMGPFIAGMLISWLDYTLYWVAVGICVLISGCFLLLPAIGPANTGTQRSKRALWQGFSFLQNNSLVLGSLLLDVLIVLGGSVVALLPVYAADILEVGPQGLGLMRAMPAIGAVLVGLYLSRYKNDFDQAGHTLFRALLIFAVSVLGFALADSLWLACVCLFVYGASDMFSVVIRGAVVQHNTPDALRGRVGALNSLFISTSNQLGDFRAGSVAAALGPVNAAFIGACTAFAVVGWGYWRFPKLAAMTSTNYQQNRHSA; encoded by the coding sequence TTGTCTACGCGTTTTTCGACCGGATTTTACGCCTTTCTGGTGGGCCGGGGGTTGTTCAGCCTGATCGATTCCATTGTGGGAACCGCCGTTGCCTGGCACCTGTATATTACCACCCGTGATCCGTTTGACCTGGCGCTGGTGGGATTATTTATGATCGCGCCTGTGTATCTGTTTTTTGTGGTTACCGGCTGGGTGGCCGATCATGTCTCGCGAAAACGTGTGTTACAGGTTGGTGCGCTGGCGTGGCTTGTTATTCTGGCCGGGATTGCCTGGCAGATGCAGTCCGGCGAATTCAATAAGTGGATACTGCTGCTGATGCTCAGCGGGCTGGGTACAGTAAAAGCCTTTCTGTCGCCCTCATTACAGGCCATTGTACCCAACCTGGTGCCGGCTGAGCGAATCAGCGCAGCGGTGGCATTAACCGGTACGGTGTGGAATTTAGCCATGACAATGGGCCCGTTTATTGCCGGGATGCTGATTAGCTGGCTGGATTACACCTTGTACTGGGTGGCAGTGGGAATTTGCGTGCTAATTAGCGGCTGTTTTCTGTTGCTGCCGGCTATCGGGCCGGCCAATACCGGCACCCAGCGTAGTAAACGGGCATTGTGGCAGGGTTTCAGCTTTTTACAGAACAACTCGCTGGTGCTGGGCAGTTTGCTGCTGGATGTGCTGATTGTACTGGGTGGCAGTGTAGTGGCCCTGTTGCCGGTGTATGCGGCCGATATCCTTGAGGTAGGACCGCAGGGGCTGGGGCTGATGCGGGCGATGCCGGCTATTGGCGCGGTACTGGTCGGGCTGTATTTATCCCGCTACAAAAATGACTTTGATCAGGCCGGACATACCCTGTTCAGGGCGTTACTGATATTTGCCGTGTCTGTTCTGGGGTTTGCGCTGGCTGACTCGCTATGGCTGGCTTGCGTGTGTTTATTTGTGTATGGCGCATCAGATATGTTTAGCGTGGTTATTCGCGGCGCGGTAGTGCAGCATAATACCCCGGATGCCCTGCGCGGGCGGGTCGGCGCGCTCAATTCCCTGTTTATCTCCACATCTAATCAGCTGGGCGATTTCAGGGCCGGCTCGGTGGCCGCTGCACTGGGACCGGTTAATGCAGCATTTATCGGGGCCTGCACTGCATTTGCTGTGGTTGGCTGGGGGTACTGGCGTTTTCCTAAGCTGGCAGCCATGACCTCGACCAATTATCAGCAGAACCGGCACTCGGCATAA
- a CDS encoding DMT family transporter, with protein MGWIYLVMAGLTEIGWPVGLKMAQTGQYKILGVIIAIIFMATSGTLLFAAQKSIPLGTAYAVWTGIGAAGTFLIGVLFYGDAASLGRYLGVMLIISGVVTLKIAQ; from the coding sequence ATGGGATGGATTTATTTAGTGATGGCTGGCCTGACCGAAATTGGCTGGCCGGTTGGTCTTAAAATGGCGCAAACAGGGCAGTATAAAATTCTGGGCGTGATCATCGCCATCATCTTTATGGCCACCAGCGGTACTTTGCTGTTTGCTGCCCAGAAAAGTATTCCGCTGGGCACCGCCTACGCGGTATGGACAGGCATCGGCGCCGCGGGCACCTTTTTAATAGGCGTACTGTTTTATGGTGATGCCGCCTCATTGGGCCGTTATCTGGGGGTAATGCTGATCATTTCGGGCGTGGTCACATTAAAAATTGCCCAGTAA
- a CDS encoding LysR family transcriptional regulator: MLSLEQLHMFVLSAELGSFSACARKMGKVQSAVSHGVSSLEIDLGVTLFDRTTRSPTLTPAGHRLLAEAQAVLSQSGQIEKIARSINLQEESSLLVAVDDGLMHPLMIDVIKELGERFAHLQLDLQMMPSTDIGYAAISGELDMGVMFSELEVIRQADISYIGQVECIPICHPDFALAAQTVSSTSQLVAHRQIAIRGRMQEESLQLISLTPRVWWCSSHAQALALVEQQAGWAYVPAFLATSLIAQGRLTKISVAFDHKTWTVPVDVVFPKGRLRGPAFSWLFEKIRGVFSGPPLA, encoded by the coding sequence ATGTTGAGTCTGGAACAGTTACACATGTTTGTGCTCTCTGCGGAGCTGGGATCCTTTTCAGCCTGTGCCAGGAAAATGGGCAAAGTTCAGTCGGCGGTCAGTCATGGCGTGAGTTCTCTGGAAATTGATCTGGGCGTGACCCTGTTTGACCGGACAACCCGAAGCCCTACGCTGACACCGGCCGGTCATCGCTTACTGGCTGAAGCGCAGGCTGTGTTGTCTCAGTCCGGACAGATCGAGAAGATTGCCCGTTCTATTAATCTTCAGGAAGAATCATCGTTACTGGTGGCGGTAGATGACGGCCTGATGCACCCGCTGATGATCGATGTCATAAAGGAGCTGGGAGAGCGTTTTGCCCATCTGCAGCTGGATTTGCAAATGATGCCATCGACCGATATCGGTTACGCAGCAATCAGTGGAGAGCTGGATATGGGAGTGATGTTCTCGGAGCTGGAGGTGATACGTCAGGCCGATATTAGTTATATCGGGCAGGTTGAATGTATACCGATATGTCATCCTGATTTTGCACTGGCTGCACAAACTGTCAGCTCAACCAGTCAGTTGGTGGCTCACCGGCAAATTGCCATTCGTGGACGAATGCAGGAAGAATCATTGCAGCTGATTAGCCTGACGCCCAGAGTCTGGTGGTGTTCAAGTCATGCTCAGGCGCTGGCACTGGTTGAACAGCAGGCTGGCTGGGCGTATGTACCGGCATTTCTGGCCACGTCGCTGATAGCGCAGGGGCGCTTAACAAAAATATCGGTCGCCTTTGACCATAAAACCTGGACGGTACCGGTAGATGTGGTGTTTCCAAAAGGGCGTCTGCGGGGGCCGGCATTCAGCTGGCTGTTTGAAAAAATCCGCGGTGTTTTTTCCGGCCCGCCGCTGGCCTGA
- a CDS encoding YbaN family protein → MAGQTQQTKRIITAPYRWMLLCGAFISLGLGIIGAVVPGMPTTVFVLAAAWMAARSCPALEAWLERHPTFGPLLYNWNNGRCVPRKAKYAASAGMTLSVVVMVLSSMPGMIIIPTVAVMAATLIWLWMRPELTS, encoded by the coding sequence ATGGCCGGTCAGACACAACAAACAAAGCGAATCATCACCGCTCCGTACCGGTGGATGCTGCTGTGTGGCGCCTTTATCAGCCTGGGACTGGGAATTATCGGTGCGGTGGTGCCGGGTATGCCCACCACCGTATTTGTGCTGGCTGCGGCCTGGATGGCAGCGCGCAGCTGCCCGGCGTTAGAAGCCTGGCTGGAGCGTCATCCTACCTTTGGCCCCTTATTGTATAACTGGAATAATGGTCGCTGTGTTCCACGTAAGGCAAAATATGCTGCCTCGGCAGGCATGACGCTCTCGGTGGTGGTCATGGTGTTGAGCAGTATGCCCGGTATGATCATTATACCTACCGTTGCCGTGATGGCCGCCACGCTAATTTGGCTGTGGATGCGACCTGAGCTTACAAGCTGA
- a CDS encoding spinster family MFS transporter has protein sequence MAHTQATAIPTDTPDTHTTVSNGYRNYVLLILTLVYAFNFIDRQIIGILSPFIKADLGLDDAQLGWLKGIYFALLYTVVGIPIAWLADRYSRVNIIAISLTLWSGFTAASGLASNYMQLAIARIGVGIGEAGGSPPSHSIISDLFPKEKRAGALAIYSLGIPFGVMLAFFASAFFLQGGAADWRTVMISVGLPGVILALLLKFTVKEPVRTQACSAPSAGNGPTVTQSLKALLRIPTWWGMALGISFGSFGNYAISTWIIDYYVRAFAGLDVTTLLVVFGLANGTAYALGVWLGGVLADKWGKHNKQAYALLPAIMLAIGTPAFFFSLQVENLWLSVGLLTFLLFTSGSYLGPSFAMAQTLAPSNVRAMSTALFFFVLNIIALGGGPTITGIVSQALVPTMGEVAALRQALLYLVIPYGLSIGMFLWTSTKIVADWEKAEG, from the coding sequence ATGGCTCATACTCAGGCTACCGCAATACCAACTGATACACCGGACACCCACACAACGGTATCAAATGGCTACCGCAACTATGTTCTGCTGATCCTGACACTCGTTTACGCCTTCAATTTTATTGACCGCCAGATTATTGGGATTTTATCGCCGTTTATTAAAGCCGACTTGGGGCTGGATGATGCCCAGCTCGGCTGGCTGAAGGGCATTTATTTTGCGCTGTTATACACCGTGGTTGGTATTCCGATTGCCTGGCTGGCCGACCGCTACAGCCGGGTAAATATTATTGCCATATCCCTGACCCTGTGGAGTGGTTTTACAGCGGCATCTGGTCTGGCTTCCAACTATATGCAACTGGCCATTGCCCGCATTGGGGTAGGGATTGGTGAAGCTGGCGGTAGTCCGCCCTCGCACAGTATTATTTCGGATCTGTTTCCAAAGGAAAAGCGAGCCGGGGCGCTGGCTATTTATTCACTGGGTATTCCATTTGGGGTTATGCTGGCGTTTTTTGCCTCGGCGTTTTTCCTGCAGGGGGGCGCAGCTGACTGGCGTACAGTCATGATAAGTGTGGGCTTGCCCGGAGTGATTCTGGCTCTGTTACTCAAATTTACCGTAAAAGAGCCGGTGCGTACTCAGGCCTGCAGCGCGCCGTCTGCTGGCAACGGGCCAACAGTCACACAGTCATTAAAAGCATTACTGCGTATTCCTACCTGGTGGGGTATGGCGCTGGGAATATCGTTTGGCTCATTTGGTAACTACGCCATCTCAACCTGGATCATCGACTATTATGTGCGGGCTTTTGCCGGGCTGGATGTGACTACTCTGCTGGTCGTATTCGGGCTGGCTAATGGTACTGCTTACGCGCTGGGCGTTTGGCTGGGTGGGGTGCTGGCAGATAAATGGGGCAAGCATAATAAACAGGCATATGCGCTTCTGCCGGCTATCATGCTGGCTATTGGAACACCGGCATTTTTCTTCTCCCTGCAAGTAGAAAACCTGTGGCTGTCGGTTGGGCTACTGACCTTTTTGTTATTTACCAGCGGCTCCTACCTGGGCCCAAGCTTTGCGATGGCGCAAACGTTGGCCCCTTCAAATGTTCGTGCCATGTCCACGGCGCTGTTCTTTTTCGTGCTTAATATTATTGCGCTGGGCGGCGGCCCTACCATTACCGGTATTGTCAGTCAGGCCCTGGTACCAACCATGGGTGAGGTGGCTGCATTGCGCCAGGCATTGCTGTACCTGGTTATCCCTTATGGGCTATCGATAGGAATGTTCTTGTGGACCAGCACCAAAATAGTGGCAGACTGGGAAAAAGCAGAAGGGTAA
- a CDS encoding DUF3360 family protein → MSQETTSDYTSLSRPASEFNSRAEYLDHELQVMSPRRWRPNLPTRDYRFEWEDLVPGMAATIGKIVMVAAVVGAFAAPLGLSSEFVIENTRFELLIAAVLFVILISGFLNPSANLAGTHGPLLPLVPLMVASGGHPMALGLLIGVFGFILGITKGGSILAKLTSNGVCGGLLLYLGFIGISGQVTKLFSWAESFNMGYLAFVVLIATILMYGWLEHIQKRWLAIPLGAGMAAVIALAMGAPFEFTTSPGVPNLNPAYWWGENTGWQLGLPDWSNFVAVLPFAVLAVAMWSPDFLGHQVFQKLSYPKNSTKVQMNIDDTMMAASTRQAVGSLLGGGNISSSWGTYIIPASIARRPIPAGAVVTGVLCIIAALWGYPMDLAVWPPVLSVALIVGVFLPLMEAGMQMTREGKTTQSAAMVVISSVLVNPVFGWSFAMLMDNLGLIGCKERSKELGKAGRWVIPGITFAILCIVMAIIGMFPGVPALVDTFN, encoded by the coding sequence GTGTCACAGGAAACAACATCGGATTACACGTCTTTGTCCAGACCGGCGTCTGAATTCAACAGCCGGGCAGAATATCTTGATCACGAATTACAGGTGATGTCACCCCGGCGCTGGCGCCCTAACCTGCCCACGCGCGACTATCGCTTTGAATGGGAAGATCTGGTCCCGGGTATGGCCGCCACCATCGGTAAAATTGTGATGGTCGCTGCCGTTGTCGGTGCATTTGCCGCACCTCTGGGATTGTCCTCTGAGTTTGTGATTGAAAATACCCGCTTCGAGCTGTTGATTGCCGCAGTGCTGTTTGTCATCCTGATTTCTGGTTTTTTAAACCCGTCAGCAAATCTGGCGGGCACTCATGGTCCTTTGCTACCACTGGTGCCATTAATGGTGGCCTCTGGCGGTCACCCCATGGCACTGGGTTTGCTCATTGGTGTCTTCGGTTTCATTCTGGGTATCACCAAAGGTGGCAGCATTCTGGCCAAACTCACCAGTAACGGAGTCTGTGGCGGCCTGCTGCTTTACCTGGGCTTTATAGGTATCAGCGGACAAGTCACAAAACTGTTTAGCTGGGCTGAGAGCTTCAATATGGGTTATCTGGCATTTGTCGTACTGATTGCCACTATTTTGATGTATGGCTGGCTGGAGCATATTCAAAAACGCTGGCTGGCGATTCCGCTGGGTGCCGGTATGGCTGCAGTTATTGCCCTTGCTATGGGCGCCCCGTTTGAGTTTACCACTTCGCCGGGTGTGCCTAATCTGAATCCGGCTTACTGGTGGGGTGAAAACACCGGCTGGCAACTGGGCCTGCCTGACTGGTCTAATTTTGTGGCGGTACTGCCGTTTGCCGTGCTGGCCGTGGCGATGTGGTCACCGGATTTTCTGGGGCATCAGGTATTTCAAAAGCTCAGCTACCCGAAAAACTCAACGAAGGTACAGATGAATATTGATGACACCATGATGGCTGCTTCTACCCGTCAGGCTGTTGGCAGTTTGCTGGGCGGCGGTAACATTTCATCGTCCTGGGGAACCTATATTATTCCGGCCTCTATTGCCCGTCGCCCGATCCCTGCCGGTGCGGTAGTAACCGGTGTGCTGTGTATTATTGCTGCATTGTGGGGCTACCCGATGGATTTAGCTGTATGGCCACCGGTATTGTCGGTTGCCCTGATCGTCGGCGTATTCCTGCCTCTGATGGAAGCTGGTATGCAAATGACCCGCGAAGGCAAAACCACGCAGTCTGCGGCTATGGTGGTGATTTCCTCAGTACTGGTTAATCCGGTATTTGGCTGGTCGTTTGCCATGCTGATGGATAATCTGGGCCTTATCGGCTGTAAAGAGCGCTCAAAAGAGCTGGGCAAAGCCGGTCGCTGGGTTATTCCGGGCATCACTTTTGCCATCCTGTGTATTGTGATGGCAATTATCGGTATGTTTCCCGGCGTTCCGGCGCTGGTCGATACTTTTAATTAA
- the sbcD gene encoding exonuclease subunit SbcD — translation MLHTSDWHLGQSFFTKTRKDEHQAFLSWLVEQVATQGVDLVIVAGDIFDTSTPPSYAREMYNQFIVQLQQTGCQLLVLGGNHDSVSVLNESRQLLAQLNTQVIASTALPADQQVVEVHNRQGEVAALVCAIPFVRPKDVLQSQAGESGLQKRQALGEAISAHYHDIYQRAVDKKQQLGQDIPILATGHLTALGVSTSDSVRDIYIGTLEGFAADGFPPADYIALGHIHRPQKVAKQDHIRYSGSPIPLSFDELGTRKQVVLVEFEQGRRVSVDTLQVPLFQPMAVHTGTLEQLAESLQVYANASQTVWLSIEVENQDYLSDLQSRIQTLTEPLNADVLQLRRARNPRREALTRQSKESLHELTPTEVFDKRLDMEVFEGDEERQRKARIRMQFKQVLSATQNPEEAS, via the coding sequence GTGCTGCATACCTCTGACTGGCATCTGGGTCAGAGTTTTTTTACGAAAACCCGAAAAGACGAGCATCAGGCATTTCTGAGCTGGTTAGTTGAGCAGGTTGCCACGCAAGGCGTGGATCTGGTGATTGTGGCGGGGGATATTTTTGATACCAGTACGCCGCCCAGTTATGCCCGGGAAATGTACAATCAGTTTATTGTACAGCTTCAACAAACCGGGTGTCAGCTGCTCGTGCTCGGGGGTAATCACGACTCGGTATCTGTGCTTAATGAATCCCGGCAGCTGCTGGCCCAGCTCAATACCCAGGTGATTGCCAGCACGGCCTTACCGGCCGACCAGCAGGTGGTTGAGGTGCATAACAGGCAGGGCGAGGTGGCCGCGCTGGTCTGCGCGATCCCGTTTGTACGGCCCAAAGATGTGTTGCAAAGCCAGGCCGGTGAGTCCGGTTTGCAGAAGCGTCAGGCACTGGGTGAAGCGATATCGGCGCACTATCATGATATTTACCAGCGCGCGGTGGATAAAAAACAGCAACTCGGGCAGGACATTCCAATTCTGGCAACCGGTCACCTGACCGCGCTGGGCGTATCGACCTCTGACAGTGTTCGTGACATTTACATCGGCACGCTCGAAGGCTTTGCGGCTGATGGTTTTCCGCCTGCGGATTATATTGCGCTAGGACACATTCACCGTCCTCAGAAAGTGGCCAAACAAGACCATATACGTTACAGCGGCTCGCCCATTCCACTGAGTTTTGATGAGCTGGGTACCCGTAAACAGGTGGTGCTGGTGGAATTTGAACAAGGTCGTCGGGTGTCGGTCGATACGTTGCAGGTACCGCTTTTTCAGCCTATGGCAGTGCACACGGGCACTCTGGAGCAACTTGCCGAGTCGCTTCAGGTGTATGCTAACGCATCGCAGACGGTTTGGCTGAGCATTGAAGTAGAGAATCAGGATTATCTTAGCGATCTGCAAAGTCGAATTCAGACGTTAACCGAGCCGCTGAATGCCGATGTATTGCAACTGCGCCGTGCCAGAAACCCCAGACGCGAAGCGCTGACCCGGCAAAGCAAAGAAAGCCTGCATGAGCTAACACCTACTGAAGTGTTTGATAAAAGACTGGATATGGAAGTGTTTGAGGGGGATGAGGAGAGGCAGCGCAAGGCCCGTATCCGTATGCAGTTTAAACAGGTGCTTAGCGCTACGCAGAACCCGGAGGAGGCATCATGA